In Chitinophaga nivalis, a single genomic region encodes these proteins:
- a CDS encoding lantibiotic dehydratase — protein sequence MSIPYQFHDQLILRTPRLPYHEQYNEAYILQLMADTAFMESIYLASPVLYEACRKYQSGHITDTKEISKLVISLAKYYSRMSARCTPFGLFSSCSPVSWTTGDTRIQTDERPTGRHTRLDMHYLCILSAHLTSLPFVREYLFFYPNNSIYYVEEEIRYAEYQHIKDNRVYQISAVNHTPAITGILELARTGATYQSLSQSLVTTEISISDATGFIDQLIETQLLVSELEPNVTGVEYAFSILHCLQRIFQETAHPDLAKMIQLLQQACNMLRQLDDNQVNDVAAYKAIVAVLKELQAPFEENKLFQTDLIRTATGGVDQTLQQDILQAFKVLNAINQEADNAHLSSFIQRFTERYEDRPMPLLTVLDAEYGIGYPENTGQDTCPLIEELLLPEASENIIQVKYNKVENWLLEKLVQATANGDYKVDISLEETDTLPVSWKDLPASLSVMFKIITPDAGSILIDIIAGASATNILSRFAHASDGISRICTDIIQQEEQLNPHVLMAQIIHLPESRLGNILLHPQLTTHEIPYLTKAAVDTDHQLTTDDLYVTIVDNRIVLYSQKLQREVIPRLHNSHNYKYKALPVYQFLCDLQTQQLRSSLYFNWGNMATRFSFLPRVTVGRVVLFTASWYLKEPAILEIIQHLESESANAVTTVREKWKFPRHILLADGDNELLVDFENTLSISVFIKSIRKRTAMLLKEFLHQPEDIITGASGSYVNQFIASLIKTTPVYTSVFSPMAVEQVAATAARKFNIGSSWLYFKLYCGTKAADRLLQEIIRPLVQQLSAAGLIGKWFFIRYYDPHFHIRFRIQLTDNAHLDTCIRLVTAFLEPFQQEDIIWKTQLDTYHRELERYGIHTMDLSESLFAITSNMVIDFLNISEGDAREDYRWLWGMRATDELLNAFGYTLSKKAALMETLKELFGKEFRMDKSLRSQLNARYSRYRTAISAVMATAAAGNPLTPLIESIAIHAAALTATGSRITQLQQQNAVAYPEDLLSSHIHMLLNRLFTSRQRLHELVMYDFLYRYYHSRCCRMQKEQPENMLSEIIS from the coding sequence ATGTCTATTCCCTATCAATTTCACGATCAGCTTATCTTGCGCACCCCACGGCTCCCGTACCATGAGCAGTACAACGAAGCTTATATCCTTCAGCTGATGGCGGATACCGCATTCATGGAAAGCATTTACCTGGCATCGCCTGTTTTATATGAAGCATGCCGGAAATACCAGTCCGGCCATATCACGGACACCAAAGAAATCAGCAAACTGGTCATCTCCCTGGCTAAATACTATTCCAGGATGAGCGCCCGCTGCACCCCCTTCGGATTGTTTTCCAGCTGCTCGCCGGTTTCATGGACAACAGGAGATACCCGCATTCAAACCGACGAAAGGCCCACCGGAAGGCATACCAGACTGGACATGCATTACCTGTGTATACTTTCCGCTCACCTGACTTCATTACCATTTGTCCGGGAGTACCTGTTTTTTTATCCCAACAATAGTATTTATTATGTTGAAGAAGAAATCCGGTATGCGGAATATCAGCATATAAAAGATAACAGGGTATATCAGATCAGTGCCGTTAATCATACCCCCGCCATTACCGGGATACTGGAACTGGCCCGCACCGGCGCCACCTATCAATCCCTCTCGCAAAGCCTGGTAACAACAGAAATCAGTATCTCCGATGCCACCGGATTCATTGATCAGCTGATTGAAACACAACTGCTCGTCAGTGAACTGGAGCCGAATGTTACCGGTGTTGAATATGCCTTCAGTATACTCCATTGCCTGCAAAGAATATTTCAGGAAACAGCCCATCCCGACCTGGCGAAAATGATACAGCTGCTGCAACAGGCGTGCAACATGCTCCGGCAACTGGACGATAATCAGGTAAACGACGTGGCTGCCTATAAAGCTATTGTAGCGGTACTGAAGGAACTACAGGCCCCCTTTGAAGAAAACAAGCTGTTTCAGACAGATCTTATCAGAACCGCCACCGGCGGTGTTGACCAAACGCTGCAACAGGATATACTACAGGCATTTAAAGTACTGAATGCCATCAATCAAGAGGCAGACAATGCTCATCTCAGCTCCTTTATTCAGCGCTTCACCGAACGGTATGAAGACCGGCCCATGCCCTTGCTGACTGTACTGGATGCAGAATACGGTATCGGCTATCCGGAGAATACAGGTCAGGATACCTGTCCGCTGATAGAAGAGCTGTTACTCCCGGAGGCCTCCGAAAATATTATACAGGTAAAGTATAATAAAGTAGAAAACTGGCTGCTGGAAAAATTAGTACAGGCCACTGCCAACGGAGATTATAAGGTAGATATATCACTGGAAGAAACAGACACACTACCGGTTTCCTGGAAAGATCTTCCTGCTTCCTTATCCGTCATGTTTAAAATCATTACCCCTGATGCCGGCAGTATACTCATTGATATCATTGCCGGAGCCAGCGCCACCAATATCCTCAGCAGATTTGCACACGCCAGCGACGGTATCAGCAGAATATGCACTGACATTATTCAACAGGAAGAACAGCTGAATCCCCATGTGTTGATGGCACAGATTATTCATCTGCCGGAAAGCCGGCTGGGGAACATACTGCTGCATCCGCAGTTAACAACGCATGAAATCCCTTATCTGACAAAGGCAGCTGTTGATACAGACCATCAGCTTACTACCGATGACCTGTATGTAACTATTGTTGATAACCGCATCGTACTCTACTCTCAAAAGCTGCAACGGGAAGTTATTCCACGCCTGCATAATTCCCATAACTATAAGTACAAGGCACTTCCGGTGTACCAGTTCCTCTGCGACCTGCAGACACAACAGCTGCGTTCATCGTTGTATTTCAACTGGGGCAACATGGCAACACGGTTTAGTTTTCTGCCCAGGGTGACTGTAGGCCGCGTAGTACTCTTTACTGCCAGCTGGTACCTGAAAGAACCGGCCATACTGGAAATTATTCAACACCTGGAATCTGAAAGCGCCAATGCTGTAACGACTGTACGCGAAAAATGGAAGTTCCCCAGGCATATACTACTGGCCGACGGCGATAACGAATTGCTGGTAGATTTTGAAAACACGCTGAGTATAAGCGTCTTTATTAAATCCATCAGAAAACGTACTGCCATGCTGCTGAAAGAATTCCTGCATCAGCCGGAAGATATTATCACCGGCGCTTCCGGCAGCTATGTGAACCAGTTCATTGCCTCTCTCATAAAAACAACACCGGTATATACTTCCGTCTTCTCTCCAATGGCTGTGGAGCAAGTAGCTGCTACCGCAGCAAGAAAATTCAATATTGGATCATCCTGGCTGTACTTTAAACTTTACTGCGGTACAAAGGCTGCCGACCGCCTGCTACAGGAAATCATCCGGCCGCTGGTGCAGCAGCTGTCTGCCGCCGGCCTGATCGGGAAATGGTTCTTCATCAGGTATTATGATCCGCATTTTCATATCAGGTTCCGGATACAGCTGACGGACAATGCGCACCTGGATACCTGTATCCGCCTGGTGACTGCTTTCCTGGAGCCTTTCCAGCAAGAAGACATCATCTGGAAAACACAGCTGGATACTTATCACAGAGAACTGGAAAGATATGGTATACACACCATGGATCTTTCTGAATCGCTATTTGCTATCACCAGTAATATGGTGATTGATTTTCTGAACATCTCGGAAGGAGATGCGCGTGAAGACTACCGCTGGCTTTGGGGAATGCGCGCAACAGATGAGCTGCTGAACGCTTTCGGATATACGCTTTCCAAAAAAGCAGCGCTGATGGAAACATTGAAAGAATTGTTTGGCAAAGAATTTCGCATGGATAAATCTCTCCGCTCTCAGTTAAACGCCCGATACAGCCGCTACAGAACAGCCATCAGCGCGGTAATGGCTACCGCCGCTGCCGGCAATCCCCTGACGCCGCTTATAGAAAGTATAGCAATACATGCAGCCGCACTTACAGCTACCGGAAGCCGCATCACGCAGTTACAGCAGCAAAACGCCGTAGCGTATCCGGAAGATCTGCTATCCAGCCATATTCACATGTTGCTGAACAGACTGTTTACCTCACGCCAGCGGCTACACGAACTGGTAATGTACGATTTCCTGTACAGGTACTATCATTCACGCTGCTGCAGGATGCAAAAAGAACAACCGGAAAACATGTTATCTGAAATCATTTCCTAA
- a CDS encoding peptidase domain-containing ABC transporter, with amino-acid sequence MKKFPNYLQYDEMDCGPTCLRIISRYYGRHFSLEYLRSLCHTTRVGSSLLDISEAAEKLGFRTFGARVSFEDLLTEDLYPCIAYWNQIHFIVIYKVRKNKIYVSDPGFGRIVYTAEEFKKGWSADGVNGIILNIAPTPALKDREEESPPKRKRGVHLIASYLFRYRQLLTQVICGLVITSLLQLAFPFLTQSIVDTGIFQHNLSFIYMILLAQLAIFIGKTTVEILRGFILTHLNARINISLLTDFYIKLMNLPLGFFDVKLTGDVLQRIADHQRIEKFLTTGSLSMLFSLINLVIFGIVLAFYNIQIFTVFATGSILYFIWISYFMKRRAMLDYKRFNQLILNQEKNLELIHGMQEIKLHNAERKKRWQWESLQVKLFRINLSGMSLEQLQTSGASLINELKNILISFLAARLVLDGNITLGIMLSVSYIIGQLNAPLAQLLEFMQTLQDAKLSISRINEIHNKPDESPIDQEYIKDVPETGALQLKNVSFKYHSGAMAPWVLRDINLHIPRNRVTAIVGASGSGKTTLLKLLLKFYDPTEGQVTIGDNIALKDIAHSTWRENCGAVLQEGYIFSDAITNNIAVGEESMNMEAVHRAAQIANIHDHITSLPLHYKTKIGTNGMGLSTGQKQRILIARAIYRNPEFLFFDEATSALDANNEKTIMENLNHIFEGKTVVVVAHRLSTVRHADQIIVLEQGQIVETGNHHSLIGQKGLYYNLIRNQLELGD; translated from the coding sequence ATGAAAAAGTTCCCGAACTATCTTCAATATGATGAAATGGATTGCGGTCCTACCTGCCTGCGTATTATTTCCAGGTATTACGGCAGGCATTTTTCACTGGAATACCTCCGTTCCCTATGTCATACCACGCGCGTGGGCAGCAGCTTACTGGATATCAGCGAAGCGGCGGAGAAACTGGGCTTCAGAACCTTCGGCGCCAGGGTGTCATTTGAAGACCTGCTGACAGAAGACCTCTATCCCTGCATTGCCTACTGGAACCAGATTCACTTTATTGTTATCTATAAAGTACGTAAGAATAAAATATACGTTTCTGATCCGGGGTTCGGAAGGATTGTTTATACTGCAGAAGAATTCAAAAAAGGCTGGTCTGCCGACGGTGTTAACGGCATTATCCTGAATATTGCGCCCACGCCTGCGCTGAAAGATAGGGAAGAAGAATCCCCCCCTAAAAGAAAACGGGGCGTTCATTTAATAGCATCCTATCTGTTTCGCTACCGGCAATTGCTCACACAGGTAATATGCGGCCTTGTTATTACCAGCCTCCTGCAGCTGGCCTTCCCGTTCCTGACACAAAGTATTGTAGATACAGGCATCTTCCAGCATAACCTGTCATTTATCTACATGATACTGCTGGCCCAGCTGGCTATATTCATCGGCAAAACAACCGTTGAAATACTGCGGGGATTTATTCTCACTCATCTGAATGCCAGAATTAACATCAGCCTGCTGACAGATTTTTACATCAAACTCATGAACCTCCCGCTGGGATTTTTTGATGTAAAGCTGACGGGAGATGTTCTGCAGCGGATTGCGGATCATCAGCGGATAGAGAAATTTCTTACCACCGGCAGTCTCAGTATGTTGTTCTCGCTTATCAACCTCGTTATCTTCGGTATTGTACTGGCGTTTTATAATATACAGATATTTACTGTTTTCGCAACCGGCAGCATACTCTATTTCATATGGATATCATATTTCATGAAACGAAGAGCTATGCTGGATTACAAGCGGTTCAACCAGTTAATTCTCAATCAGGAAAAAAATCTGGAACTGATTCATGGCATGCAGGAAATAAAGTTGCACAATGCCGAACGTAAGAAGCGCTGGCAATGGGAAAGCCTGCAGGTAAAGCTGTTCAGGATTAATCTCAGCGGTATGTCGCTGGAGCAGCTGCAGACTTCCGGCGCGAGCCTTATCAATGAGCTGAAGAATATATTGATTTCCTTCCTTGCGGCCAGGCTGGTACTGGATGGCAACATTACACTGGGTATCATGCTTTCCGTTTCCTACATCATTGGTCAGCTGAATGCTCCGCTTGCCCAGCTGCTGGAGTTTATGCAAACACTGCAGGATGCAAAGCTGAGTATCTCGCGTATCAATGAAATCCATAACAAACCCGATGAAAGCCCCATTGATCAGGAGTACATAAAGGATGTACCGGAAACCGGCGCACTGCAGCTGAAAAACGTATCCTTTAAATATCATTCCGGTGCGATGGCGCCCTGGGTGTTGCGCGATATAAATCTTCATATACCCCGCAACCGCGTTACTGCTATTGTTGGGGCCAGCGGCAGCGGCAAAACTACCTTGCTGAAACTGTTGCTCAAGTTCTATGATCCTACAGAAGGACAGGTCACCATCGGTGATAATATTGCGCTGAAAGATATTGCACATAGTACCTGGCGGGAAAACTGCGGTGCGGTGTTGCAGGAAGGATACATTTTTTCCGATGCTATCACCAACAATATCGCTGTGGGAGAAGAATCCATGAATATGGAAGCCGTGCACAGAGCCGCGCAGATAGCCAATATCCACGACCATATCACTTCGCTTCCCCTGCATTACAAAACCAAAATCGGCACGAATGGTATGGGACTCAGTACCGGACAAAAACAGCGGATACTGATCGCCCGCGCCATTTACCGCAACCCGGAGTTTCTCTTCTTTGATGAAGCCACCAGCGCACTGGATGCCAATAATGAGAAAACGATCATGGAAAATCTCAATCATATTTTCGAGGGTAAAACCGTAGTGGTAGTCGCCCACCGGCTCAGCACCGTACGGCATGCAGATCAGATTATCGTGCTGGAGCAGGGACAAATTGTAGAAACAGGCAATCATCATTCACTGATAGGACAAAAAGGACTTTACTATAACCTCATTCGTAACCAGCTGGAACTGGGAGATTAA
- a CDS encoding HlyD family efflux transporter periplasmic adaptor subunit, translating into MPLIQSNDGYLATGEVQEAIGTSPSWILRRGNLYLLIVILLLLVVSRFITYPETIHVTVTISPDKAPVPVKAPLNGSVISAYVKDDSAVRKGALLFITDTDTLYAPVGGHVLLTTDVTPGSSIRTEIPLALIIPDGNTWDIRLSAGVGQLHKAAIGQRVTISLNSFPVAEYGLITGHVSSIIPATDSSESGILVQPDNLYTTQHKSIRILHRETGQGAIIVSNGNLFSRIFRF; encoded by the coding sequence ATGCCGCTCATTCAGTCAAACGACGGATACCTGGCTACCGGCGAAGTACAGGAAGCCATTGGTACAAGCCCCTCCTGGATACTGCGCCGGGGAAACCTGTACCTCCTTATTGTTATTTTATTGTTGCTGGTGGTTTCCAGGTTTATTACCTATCCGGAAACTATACATGTCACCGTGACGATCAGTCCGGACAAAGCACCGGTACCCGTGAAAGCACCGCTAAACGGCTCGGTTATCAGTGCTTACGTTAAAGATGACAGTGCTGTGCGGAAAGGAGCGTTGCTATTTATAACGGATACGGATACCCTGTATGCGCCGGTTGGCGGCCATGTATTACTGACGACAGACGTTACGCCCGGCAGCAGTATCCGCACTGAAATACCGCTGGCGCTGATCATTCCTGATGGTAACACGTGGGATATACGCCTGTCGGCGGGAGTAGGGCAACTGCACAAAGCAGCCATCGGGCAGCGCGTTACGATTTCGCTGAACAGCTTTCCGGTGGCTGAATACGGGCTGATCACCGGACATGTCAGCAGTATTATTCCGGCAACCGATAGCAGTGAGTCCGGTATATTGGTGCAGCCGGATAATTTATATACCACGCAACATAAAAGTATTCGTATCCTGCACAGGGAAACAGGTCAGGGTGCTATTATAGTCAGCAACGGAAATCTCTTCAGCAGAATTTTCAGATTCTGA
- a CDS encoding 2OG-Fe(II) oxygenase, which produces MQQSFDTLINSFIENKIGISANFLSLQLAGDLKENLLQLHSGKSMLPAGTGNQQLVAHDKSVRGDVIYWLDKAHNNVHENAFFEVMDAFIVYLNRSCYTGITGYEFHYTLYEAGSFYKKHLDQFRNNDSRQYSMIIYLNSDWVPADGGQLAIYPKDGDAQQIDPDSGKTVFFKSSELEHEVLLTNKSRMSITGWLKR; this is translated from the coding sequence TTGCAACAGTCATTCGACACATTGATCAACAGCTTTATTGAAAACAAGATTGGTATCTCAGCAAATTTTCTAAGCCTGCAGCTGGCGGGCGACCTAAAGGAAAACCTGCTGCAACTACATTCGGGAAAGAGTATGCTCCCGGCGGGCACGGGTAACCAGCAGCTGGTGGCACACGACAAATCCGTTCGCGGCGATGTAATATACTGGCTGGATAAGGCGCATAACAACGTCCATGAAAATGCTTTCTTCGAAGTAATGGATGCTTTTATAGTATACCTGAACCGCTCCTGTTATACCGGCATCACCGGTTATGAGTTTCACTACACCTTATATGAAGCGGGCAGCTTTTACAAAAAGCACCTGGATCAGTTCCGCAATAACGATAGCCGGCAATATTCGATGATCATTTACCTGAACAGCGATTGGGTGCCTGCTGATGGCGGACAGCTGGCTATTTACCCCAAAGATGGCGACGCACAGCAAATAGATCCGGACAGTGGCAAGACTGTTTTTTTTAAAAGCAGTGAGCTGGAGCATGAAGTGTTGCTGACGAATAAGTCCAGGATGAGTATTACGGGATGGCTGAAGCGCTAA
- a CDS encoding ATP-binding protein → MKIAIVGAHRVGKSTLAEELLMNLPGYTLEMEPYYQLEATGYEFSEVPTAEDFMEQFNYSARLVSKSEGNVIFDRCVIDILAYLHAIDPGRNIQSLFETAQTVIADIDLFVFVPIEEPDLIPGHQTDLPKLRGQVNDLLHEWIADLGIAALEVSGTLSDRSKQVLAKIA, encoded by the coding sequence ATGAAAATTGCAATAGTCGGTGCTCACCGGGTAGGTAAATCAACCCTGGCGGAAGAACTGCTGATGAATCTTCCCGGGTATACACTTGAAATGGAACCCTACTATCAACTGGAAGCAACAGGGTATGAGTTTTCTGAAGTCCCCACTGCGGAGGATTTTATGGAACAGTTTAACTATTCGGCCAGGCTGGTTTCCAAGAGTGAAGGCAATGTGATATTTGACAGATGTGTTATTGATATCTTAGCCTATCTGCATGCTATCGACCCAGGCAGGAATATTCAATCGCTATTTGAAACAGCTCAAACAGTCATTGCTGACATCGACCTTTTCGTGTTTGTTCCGATAGAAGAACCAGATCTGATACCGGGCCATCAGACAGATCTGCCAAAACTCAGAGGCCAGGTGAATGATTTACTGCATGAATGGATAGCGGATTTGGGTATAGCGGCACTTGAAGTGAGTGGTACTTTATCGGACCGCAGCAAGCAGGTACTCGCTAAAATTGCATGA
- a CDS encoding RNA polymerase sigma factor, translating into MSRKSSYNEYQLLRGLTSGDTLYYSHIFKAYYNALCHYAETIIGEPGHAEDIVQDVFEKLWQKPYAFEDLRHLKDFLYKATRNAALNFLKGAQHSKERQAKFLHEQEEGTTAEDHDIIRMEVFRVVYREISNLPEQCGKIVRMSYMEGLKNEQIAEILSISLQTVKNQKTRGMKLLRMRLSADLMALFLLFSHHL; encoded by the coding sequence TTGTCGCGGAAATCTTCTTATAACGAGTATCAGCTTTTGCGGGGATTGACTTCAGGGGATACCTTGTATTATTCTCATATCTTTAAAGCGTATTACAATGCGCTTTGCCACTATGCCGAAACGATTATCGGCGAGCCTGGGCATGCAGAAGATATTGTGCAGGACGTTTTTGAGAAATTATGGCAGAAGCCATATGCCTTCGAGGATCTCCGGCATCTGAAAGATTTCCTGTACAAGGCTACACGTAATGCGGCCCTTAATTTCTTGAAAGGGGCGCAGCATAGTAAGGAACGCCAGGCCAAATTTCTCCACGAGCAGGAAGAGGGAACCACAGCAGAAGACCACGACATCATCCGCATGGAGGTTTTCCGGGTGGTTTACCGCGAAATCAGCAACCTGCCCGAGCAATGCGGAAAGATCGTGCGCATGAGTTATATGGAAGGATTGAAAAATGAACAGATCGCCGAAATCCTTTCCATTTCTCTCCAAACAGTTAAAAATCAGAAAACCAGGGGTATGAAGCTCCTGAGAATGCGCCTGTCGGCGGATCTAATGGCCTTATTCTTATTATTTTCCCACCATTTGTAA
- a CDS encoding FecR family protein → MVSSSNDPFIIAALISRSQQGRLTADEQEQLDAWIAASDENRQLWITLNDQDVLQQNVRAMARFDENAALARFLSNKPVRSNVHRMRFLYTWKWAAALLVLVLGVSSYFLLTHHAQNRDLLGRKSVRQDIPPGRNGAILTLADGTQLVLDSLGDGSVATQNGTQISLNNNELKYDATAATGAVAYNTITTPKGRQYHVILPDGTEVWLNAASSIQYPVAFKGQERSVKISGEIYFEVAARSWQPFVVETNQMKLEVLGTSFNVNTYDDEKTIRTTLLTGAVKISPMHTAQPKVLVPGQTADLSRPDASQGATLTITETPDPGKIIAWKNGLFNFDGMDLYSVMRQLERWYNIEIQYVGKPENVIFKGKMHRHTNLSDVLEVLETMDVNFELKGNTLYVR, encoded by the coding sequence ATGGTGTCTTCTTCAAACGATCCGTTCATCATTGCAGCGCTTATTTCCCGTTCGCAACAGGGCAGGCTTACAGCCGACGAGCAGGAGCAGCTGGATGCGTGGATCGCTGCCAGCGATGAAAACCGGCAGTTATGGATAACATTGAACGATCAGGATGTACTACAGCAAAACGTGCGTGCTATGGCCCGGTTTGACGAAAACGCTGCGCTGGCGCGTTTTCTTTCCAACAAGCCTGTAAGATCAAACGTACACCGGATGCGGTTCCTCTATACATGGAAATGGGCGGCCGCATTGCTGGTACTGGTGTTAGGGGTGTCTTCTTATTTCCTGCTGACACATCATGCGCAAAATAGGGACCTGTTGGGCCGGAAGTCTGTCCGGCAGGATATTCCACCAGGTAGAAATGGCGCCATCCTGACATTGGCAGATGGCACGCAACTGGTCTTGGACAGTTTAGGCGACGGGAGCGTCGCTACGCAGAACGGGACGCAAATTTCGCTGAACAATAACGAGCTTAAATATGATGCTACCGCTGCAACAGGCGCGGTGGCCTATAATACCATTACCACACCTAAAGGTCGCCAGTACCACGTCATTCTTCCTGATGGAACGGAAGTATGGCTGAATGCAGCGTCTTCTATACAATATCCGGTCGCTTTCAAGGGGCAGGAGCGAAGCGTGAAAATCAGCGGAGAGATTTATTTTGAAGTAGCCGCCAGGAGCTGGCAGCCCTTTGTGGTGGAAACCAATCAGATGAAACTGGAAGTACTGGGTACTTCATTTAATGTCAATACCTATGATGACGAAAAAACCATCCGCACCACACTGTTGACCGGTGCGGTGAAAATATCGCCTATGCATACCGCGCAGCCTAAGGTGCTGGTACCCGGCCAGACAGCGGATTTAAGCAGGCCGGATGCATCGCAGGGGGCTACGCTGACCATAACGGAAACACCAGATCCGGGTAAAATTATCGCGTGGAAAAACGGCCTGTTTAATTTCGACGGCATGGATTTATACAGTGTCATGCGCCAACTGGAAAGATGGTACAATATAGAAATACAATATGTTGGAAAGCCGGAGAATGTGATCTTCAAAGGGAAAATGCACCGCCATACCAATTTGTCTGATGTACTGGAAGTGTTGGAAACGATGGATGTTAATTTCGAACTAAAGGGGAATACGCTATATGTAAGATAA